The nucleotide sequence gccaataagagtcatgttcgtagAAAAGAAGAAATCAGCTTTATaagtagtaacactcaacaaatgcCAATCACATTTGTTAAAGGATCCACATTATATTTTTTACCCGGAAATAAATATCATTTTTGTAATAGATTTGGATATTATGCCTATAGATATTCATTTAAAaattatagtccacataaattagtttgaattcctaaagaaaccataaatgaccttatgtcaaaaatcaagatagatagatctaaccATAAGGGACCCAAaactaaatgggtacctagaacaaacccacatttcttgtagaaatatatacaattgaAAGCTAGGCGCaaaaatgatatattgatagtggatgctcaaggtttatgaccaaagatccaacatacttttcaaagctcactagctaaaataataaagaaaagatcattataattagaattattaataaatcttttgattgaagatattttattttttaatgtgttatactattgatctttgtcatgatgaaatttaatCTTTGTCATTATAATatgttatacatgtttttatttggcgtaAAAgataaagacatgcttatatgaaataaatcacataaattgaaacacataaaaaggggatgcatttttcttgaaaaaatttctatctctatcttattgatttttcaataagtgactaataaatctatttatattattttgaatcttttgaaagtgattttgataatttgacgttgtgaatttgaatgagtttttatcaaaatcatgatatggaatcttggaattataacttgagattctctttatatgaatcaagatctcatactctttattctcatatgattcttgcattttattaaagagaatatttatccaaatgaatcataatttttcttttgatttatcagaattcatgacataaaatttcttttgaagatcttttactatttgatctcctaagacttctttttatttaagaggatatttttcaaaataaatcaagtcttttggtattcacgatttgatctttcatattaacatcttttatatcatgattttcatatgactcatttgtatttatatttgtatatcttatgttatgatttgaacattgatgtaaaagaaaaaaaattgtatcattgtattctttcctacttttttatgacaaaaggaggagagaaaaattattagcttgtacattgcaaaagagaagcaaaaagtgctagcttgaatgttaaacttagatatattaaatctcctaaatgcataaattcttcttatatattttttgaatcatgatattgatttatcgatttttataacttgagttttctttttgaatcaagatcgtttcctatcattccttctatttacaaaagaagagatttgtaaaaaatgacacatggtcttttattattcatgacttgatctttcattttttatgattgaaatattgatgtaaatttatctttgttatttatctctgtcatgatttaaaaattgatgtacagggaaaagaattacaacattatattcttcccttctttttgagaataacaaagggggagaaagtatttctagcttgcacatttaaagaagaaaaacttgctagcttgcacatcacaaataaaagcaaaattgctaagcTTGTACATATCAAgagcaaagaattgctagcttgcatatctcaaaagataagTAAGaactactagcttgcacatcttaagagaagcaaaattactatatttgcacatctctaaaacttgctagcttgtatgttctaaaatgatgtaaattttGCTATTTTACTATCTTATAAAAgttactagttgcacttttctcttttttattgatgacaaagggggagaagttacgatgatttgaaatttaaatcatgcatggtataatgcactttgatattttgaaattatgattatgtatgtaatactcatgattttattataatgatatatatgatatattatatatgatatgattcatgattaaaatcatttcaacttGGATTAGAAGGttattatttatttgaatgatactttatttcaatatggcatattgataggggggatttgtttaaaaaaggaagagattgttgaatcttagattttgatgatgaaatcaattgatgaagttatgagctAATATGCGTCTAAGATAAGTGATATAGGAAAAACTTTAATCGTGGAGTTGATTCATGGAAGCAGAAtctaatgttgggccagagagcaTCATGTCAAATAAGTAGTCGATGTGCCGAAGGATAGACTTCgtaccatgagttcgagcatcggcctAAAAGAATTGGGTGTTACACCAAGATGATCGGGTGTTGCGGGAAGTCAATACGCCGATTGGGAAATACGTCAAATGAAAGGATGATATGCCCAACGATCAGACGAAGTGCCGGATATACCAATGACATACGGGATAACGTAggcttcatgattataattaaGTCTTGGTCGAAGTTTAGAGTCTAATCGAGTCAGTTTTGGGATGTAACCATGACAACTCAATTAGGGCCTCATTGAGCTTGAGTTGAGGCTATTTTGGACTAAGTGTAAGGCCCATTCAGTCACCCATAAAAGGGCTAGGCGGTAGCACTgctagattgggtagtggtaccgcttagacatagtctcccaaactgtatcaagtggtggtaccatccagtgtcaatGTTAGACTGACAAGTGATAGTATTGCCAACTATTAGTctggtaggcggtggtaccgcttaatactggtagtggtaccaccagtaccccgaagaCCCAAGATGAGATTATtttgactccaaatttgaatacatttagggcctataaatacccactcatccctgctcagtCTAGATAAGAATTTgaacaaaaataatatgaaaactTTGTTATAATTCCTTGAGAATTCTCCTCTAACTCTATGTTTTAGttttagtttaagagaggggtgggtggcttataaaggttatctcctgaagaaaaggagaaaagggttgtaagagggtagttgatcttcgccgttgaaagaagatcaataatgAAAgttggtggtctcgacggaaaagaaattgggagtggacgtaagtcacgatgatcgaaccactataaatttggtgtggacTCTCTTTCTACTATTCTATGTTTTAATTGCTCGTTACACTTAAATAaagcacactttcaatatcatttttaatatgggctttatcaaaatgatttttttaaatcgTTAAAGTTTTTCGATAGCACTAATTTACCATCCCTCTTAGTGTTGATCTTTGGTCCTAATAATTACTATATCAATTATAATAGTTTTAAAAAGGCTAATAATGTTTTTGACACCTCTACTAAAATACGATAAACTCATCATTTAATAAAACATTATAACTGTTGTTATTGAACTCAAGATCTAATACAACCTgactcaaataaaaaaataaattttcaaataggTATTGCTATTAGTTTAGGAATAATTACAATCAAATTGGGAGACTTCTATCTTGGTTACCATATATTTTTTTACAGTATTTTTCGTACCTccacaaaaaatattataaactaatTCAAAAATATTAGAACTGAAAAATGGATTGGAACAACTACTCAACAAATACTATAATTATCTTGTTAGGAGAACATTTGAGGGATTATAATAAAATGGGGCGTCCCTTAGGAAATACGAAAAAGATGCatcttttgaaaataaaaataaaatatttcctgAAAAATCACCCAATAATATTTACTTCTTTGAGTctctttttcttatattttttcctttattattttgttttctaCAAATTATTTTAAGTTTATCATCTTTTAACACTACACGGAAGCATAATTATTAAATCTGAATCGGAAGAGCATGGAAACTAAATGCTTGACCTATCTGATTCATTTGTACCATAAAAAGATCAAAATGTCATCAattctttatttattattaaagataTTTAATTTTCTCTCAGGaacatttgaaattttattttaaggattaaacaaaaaaaattgtaTATTCTCTCTCGTTACTCAACCTGTTTGTTTTGTCCTAATAATCTTTCACTatattatgaaaatatttttataattgattCCGATCTAACTCTAATAGCGATTAAAAATAAGTCCAAAGAACAAGAATTTTCTCTCTGTGTTTTTTGCTGCTCCTAAGCATTAAAAAACATATGATAAAAAGGTGACGCAACAAACAGAGGGGCCAATGCTGCTGCATGATAGAACGGGAACAGACTACTTGAGATTTCTTGCGTTAAAATGAAGATAATTTCTTGCGTTAAAATGAAGATAATGATCAAGTGCAGCACACAGTGACATGTCTCACCCACTCATCAATATGGGCATTAAATACACCTACCAGCTGATATCCACACAGTACAAAATTGCATGCTTCTTAAATAGAAAGCTAGAattgttttataatatttttattgaatttGATTTTTCATTGATGAGTCAAGTTTTCATTTGTAGAAACACTATATTTGTAATACCTTACATTGATTTATAAAGGTTTCGTGGATATAGACCTATTAACTTAGgcctaaatattttgatcaagtgATTAGGTTCAACAATTCTCATTAAATTAAATCATGTCCAATGGTATCACAATCTATCTATTATTAGGTATGATGACAGGTTTTAGGAAAACGATATTCATGAGGATCATATGATATGTCAAAATGTCAAGTCATCTTCACATACATTATGTTATGATTTAATTCAAAAATATTTGTAGACGTTATTAAGTGTCAAACCCTTAAGTGCGAGCTAAACATGAAATTAATAGATCAATTATTCTATCATATTGAATCATAATAATATTACTTTATGCTATTATTAACTTATGTTAAAATATTTTCGTAAATGATTCAAACCGAAAAAAATTTATGGATCGATTATCTTATCAAACTGAGTGGTATCAAATAATATTACAACTGTATTATTCGATATAATGAGTGACCTTAGTAGAAAAAAAGTTATCAGACCATATAACACATCAACATGTGAACTCACTCCTATTTTAGACTCCACCTgcatgatactatgatttgatacaAGACTAATTTTGAACCTTAATGACAATGTCTAATCCTTGAGATTTAAATGTAAGGATATCTCGAACacagtttttaatgaaaataaggggatatatatatatatatatatatatatatatatatatatatatatatatatatatatatatattgttgaaatCTTGATCAGCACAGTAGTATGCATTTCAATTTTAATCTGCTGGATTCTTTCATGCAATACAACTCGAACTTCTTCCTTAATGACAATCAACTCTTTGTACTAACATCCTCCGTTAATGTACTTTGTGTTCTACCGAGAGGCAGCAACGTTCACTATGATATTCAAGTTGAGGTGGTGCAATTTCACTATGATATTAGCTTTTAATTtagttaaatatttttatttttttaaaaattaaattttattcatTATAATAAACAGCTTATAAGACAATCTCACACAGACTCCAACATAAAATCTATCAatagtataataatataataaccacTAAGATATCTTAACAAATAGATTAATTATAGTTGATTCACGGATATTATACACACGAACAGTAGTAAATAAGAGGTTGATAGATAGTACAAACGAGTTGTGCTTATGTAGCAATGTATTCATTTGAAATAAATACAATCAATAATACCATGCCACTAATATCTTTGCATACTCCTCTAGATTATTGGATGATTCATCCAAAGATCAATCGTAGTGGTTCATTTGGAGTTCATTTTGATTATATTTGGTATCCAATGtatagaaaaaaaaagacaacacttTAAGACAAATCCCTTTCAAGGACATCAAATTGTCGATCACTATATCATGCCAATTAAAGAGGTGTATAGAACAATATATAAACTATCATCACATCTATTAAGTTGAGGCGGTGCAATCAATTGTTGCATCAAATGTTAACTAATTCATATTATAAATTGAGCTGATTATTCTCATAAATGTTTACTATGACATGAATCTGACGACTTTTACGTGGGTCAACCCCCAAGAAAATTTCAAAGATACTCCTTTAAAAGTCAATAGCCAGTAGCGATGACACCCGGTGGAGTAATTGTGAATTTTACGTGAGCCTCAACATTACGTGAAGAACGATTTACCACCTAAATTTAAATCTATTAACGGATATCTGAACTCAATTTAAGTATGTGGAATAGGTTTCCATACCCTAAAAAATGCCAACCCTAATCTTCATTTACAACAATAAAATCATAATGTTTTGACTATTTTAGATTAATCTTTTCCCCTCATTAAACTacctaaaaaaaatcatattcttaGCCAAATCAAGGGTAGTTAAATGTTTATTCATAATTTCTAATATCTTCTTCTATCTATCCTCATGCCACTAATAACTATTTCATATTGTCTAATATGACATCTacgatttttttcttattttatcttcCAACGATTTATGTACATTTCATAATAATATCACATATCCATCTTCTACTCTCATCTCaaggatataatttttttatatattatttcatcctACGCTCAAATCTATAAAGTATTGTTGTGCAAATAACTATTTTAAGCACTTGGATGATCTTTATTTACTACTAGGAATGAGAATAGATGGAATGCTTGAGTTCAATTAACTATTCATATACTGAAAACCTTATTGGTATATTTTGTATCcagtaaacccgataaaaggatatTTGGATCCAATTTAAGTTATCATATAGACTTAagtaccacaaaaaaaaaaaaaaaaaaaaaaaaaccttctacCATCCCAAACGAGTCCCATAAATGTTTGCAGAATCATATCCATGAGATGGAACGGCATAATCAAATTCCCAATAGAAAAAGATGGAGAAGGACCACAAAGGTTGGTTGCCCCCATTCCTACCGAATCGTGGTTGCTTGTGACGTTGGTGGACTGAACATGCAATCAATGGAAGTAAATGAGCCTAATAACTTGCTAGGGAATGTGTTGGCATTGTAGTGCACGCTGAGTCCATCCTTGCCGCGTCCTATTTATTCCACTCTTCTCATCACACTATTTTTCCATTCCACTTTCTTCCACGCGCAACATCGCCATCCAATTCAGATGTTTCTGATTAGTACGCACCCCCCACCTACAGTCTCATCCTTACATTTCTAATTACatattaataattaaaaagaaaaaaatatcgttACGCATCTTTTCGGTCGATAGATTAAGTCGTAGAGGAGAATGGTATAAGATGGCAAGGTACAATGGATTGCATCCTTAATTAAAATCCTTGTCGTGCCACGGTGATgctaaggaggaggagaagaagatgggAACGAAACTGGCCATGCATCGTCTCCGTGAGCGACTTGATCGAATACATTGTTTTCCATATCTTAAAATGTAGCAAGCAACCGATTAGCTAGTCCACCAATTCATGGATCTCACAACTAAAGTACCAATCAGGAAATAACACATGTTATCTACATAAATATGTTCTTTTTAACGTGAGTTTTCAATCACTCCAAATGCATGCAAAATGGCATTTCAAACTTAGTACATGGGTGGGCACCAAATTGACATGACACAAGCTTATTCTCTCGTCCTTTTCACCTTGTTTCGGTGGCCGTAGAACTCGGCCATTTTGCTACTAAGAGAACAAACCCGGGTATTGATCTGGCCTGCCTGCCTTCGGGGTAGGTGAAGGATCACAGTAAGCCACTGTTCACCAACAGTTTGGTGCACTCATTGAGAGCCCCTTGCAAGCGACTTTAGATAAGAATAAAGCCATACATGAGATGTATCTATCATTTACGCATTCATTAGTTCTATTTACATGATTTGGTAGAAGAAAATTACTCATATGAATTGACCAAATTTACAATGTGAAGGATGACTTAGTACCCAAGTTCATCAGACTGAAACATTCTATACGATTTATTCGAGATATGTCTGACtgaatgtatacatatacataaatacatagtgCATTTTTTTCCCATGAATGCAATCATATAAATTTGAACTGCTCTAAAACCTATGTCTTGAAAAATCTGTCATTTTTGTCGGAGGAATTCTTTTTCCAAACTTTTACAATGACCTTCACATGTTCTTTTGTAGAGCCTTGAGATCGTAATCGATTTTGTTATTTGAAATAAATATCAACTTTGCGGAATTTTAGGACTAGATTATTGACAAATTATGTCTTGATCCCATCTTGTTCTTCGCGTCGAGGACTGTCCGACCTGAAATTATCATCCCTAACTACATTTTTAGGGAGGATAATTGGTGGTAAATTGGTTTATGTAACAAATGGATGCAACAGGTCTAGAACAGGAGAACAGTTCTTAAGCGCTTTATCCTTCTTTTTTCCCCCAAGCTCTCATTTCACGGTATTCACAGTCAAATCCCTCCCTCTTCCTCCCCTATAAATACATGTATCTTGATCTTCTCACCTTGCATTGGATTTGGCAGGCTTGTTTGAGTAGCTCCGGCCATGGCTGTAAAGATTGAAGCTTTGAAGATGCTGAGACCTACCCACATGAAGCTCCTCTACCACCATGTCATCTCTCAtgctctctatctctgccttggCCCTTTGCTTGTCCTTCACCTTCCACGCCTGTCGATATCGATGCAGAGTGATCTCCGTGAGCTTGCGGAGCAGCCTTGGGTTAACGTACGGACGATCGTCGCCGGTGCGACCCTCCTCATCGTCATGGCGGCCGTGTACGTAACGAGCCGGCCGCGGCCAGTCTATTTAGTGGACGTGTACTGCTACAAGCCAAGCGAGGCTTACATGGGCGCCCGGAGTATGATCATAAAGCAGTTCGAGAGCAGCGGGGCGTTCACTGGCGACACCGTGGCCTTCCAGCGGAAGATGCTGGAGAGGTGCGGGATCGGGGACTCGTCCTATTTCCCTGCCTCCTTGCTGTGCCGGCCGATCAACATGAGCCACAAGACGGCGAGGGAGGAGGCGGAGATGGTCGTCTTTGGCGCCGTCGACGAGCTGTTCCGGACGACCGGGCTGAAGGCGAAGGACGTGAGGATCTTGGTGGTGAACTGCAGCACCTACAACCCCACTCCTTCCTACACCGCCATGATCGTGAACCGGTACAAGCTAAGGGGCGACGTCATAAGCTACAACCTCGGTGGAATGGGCTGCAGCGCCGGACTGGTCTCCATAGACCTAGCAAAGAATCTCCTTCaggtatcttcttcttcttgctgctaCTTAATTATTGTTACTACCTGATCCAATTCTATCTTAATATTTCTGttaaatcttgtttgatctctattattTCACCTCCCACGGGTGCTCTGAATCGAGACCCATCTCATTTAAATCAAGGTGGGAGCACATATATCAAGGTGCTCGTGGTTGCTGCGGAATCGCTGACTCTGGACGTCCTTCACGTTTCAGTACATAAATAAGCCAtgttatattatttcatcaaatatCATTTACATGTATCCTCGCTCACTTCCTAAAAACGAATTCCATGCCGAGTTTGATCATCCCATGTGGCCAACACGATCCAACACTGCCTCAGCCTTTCAGAACTCGGCCTACTGCAGGGACTATGGGCACCACAAACGAGAGCAACCTCTGGGCCACCCCACCTGTTTTCACGAGTTACTGCAGGGACGGTGCGTGACAGCAGGAAGCCATGCAAGGGACGGGGAGGGTTTGGGGCTACCCTAGAGAGAGCAGCGGAGACGGTGAGAGTAAATGGAGGTGGGTGGGTAGATGTTGTTACTGGTTCCGTCTAATGAAGTGGGAACTTAATGATCCCCAAGCACTTGTCATTGACTTCCCAGCACTGCTACAACTGGACGAGCAGTCGTCGGTCCATCTCCAGAGCTGTCAGTGAGCAGGAAGAAGAATCTTACCGAGAGCTAAGCCTTCGAATGACCTTTCAGGATCTCGCCTGCTTCATCTTGACCCGGAGAGGTCAAAGTTTGACACAAAAGTCTCCTTTTAGATCAAGGAACTGATCTCACCATGTTCAAGTTATAAATTTGATCATTAGGATCAAATTCATACTTACTGTTATGATCTACATTAGGTGTTTGACTGTTCATCCCTCAAAATGACACGGTGGGCCATGAACTGACGCAGGAGATTGGATTCTCGTTGGTAGAATATATGGTATCCTGTTTGATTAGGATCTGCTATTGTTTAGAGAAGGTTCCATCTCTGTTGATCTCAACCGTACTGTTTTCAGGTGCACCCAAACAGCTATGCGCTGGTGGTCAGCACCGAGAACATCACCGTCAACGCCTACTTCGGCAA is from Musa acuminata AAA Group cultivar baxijiao chromosome BXJ1-6, Cavendish_Baxijiao_AAA, whole genome shotgun sequence and encodes:
- the LOC135676772 gene encoding 3-ketoacyl-CoA synthase 11-like, translated to MAVKIEALKMLRPTHMKLLYHHVISHALYLCLGPLLVLHLPRLSISMQSDLRELAEQPWVNVRTIVAGATLLIVMAAVYVTSRPRPVYLVDVYCYKPSEAYMGARSMIIKQFESSGAFTGDTVAFQRKMLERCGIGDSSYFPASLLCRPINMSHKTAREEAEMVVFGAVDELFRTTGLKAKDVRILVVNCSTYNPTPSYTAMIVNRYKLRGDVISYNLGGMGCSAGLVSIDLAKNLLQVHPNSYALVVSTENITVNAYFGNNRSMLLSNSLFRVGAAALLLSNIRSDRRRSKYQLLHTVRGNKAADDCSYSCVLQEEDADGKIGIALSKELMAVAGDALKENITTLGPLVLPMSEQLLFLAAVIMKKVFKFKINSYVPDFKLAFEHFCIHAGGRAVLDELEKNLHLTEWHMEPSRMTLYRFGNTSSSSLWYELSYCEAKRRIRKDDRVWQIAFGSGFKCNSAVWRALKTVSHVQKNPWIDEIDKFPVQVPKEAPLTP